In a single window of the Drosophila albomicans strain 15112-1751.03 chromosome 3, ASM965048v2, whole genome shotgun sequence genome:
- the LOC117567897 gene encoding glutathione S-transferase E14 isoform X2 codes for MPKPILYYDDRSPPVRSCLMLIKMLKIDIELRFIDLFRGEQFGKEFLALNPQHSVPTLVHDELVLTDSHVILIYLVEQFDADGTLWPKDYLARMKVLNRLFFECSFLFRRDSDLMSEIVRKEFANVDVAYHERKLCEAYGIMEQYLAEQQYMAADQRYALVSADAR; via the exons ATGCCGAAACCGATCTTGTACTATGATGATCGCAGTCCGCCGGTGCGCAGCTGTCTgatgttaattaaaatgctgaaGATCGACATTGAGCTGcgatttattgatttattccGGGGGGAACAGTTCGGAAAAGAGTTCTTGGCG CTGAATCCGCAGCATAGTGTGCCAACGCTGGTACATGATGAGCTTGTGCTCACTGACAGCCATGTGATACTGATATATCTGGTGGAACAGTTTGACGCAGACGGCACTCTCTGGCCAAAGGATTACTTGGCGCGGATGAAGGTGTTGAATCGCCTGTTCTTCGAGTGCTCCTTTCTATTTCGCCGTGACAGTGATTTAATG TCGGAAATCGTGCGCAAGGAGTTTGCTAATGTTGATGTGGCCTACCACGAACGCAAGCTCTGCGAGGCATATGGCATCATGGAGCAGTATCTGGCCGAGCAACAGTATATGGCTGCTGACCAG CGTTACGCTTTGGTTTCAGCTGACGCTCGCTGA
- the LOC117567898 gene encoding muscle-specific protein 20 translates to MSLERAVRAKIAGKRNPEMDKEAQEWIEAILGEKFPGGQAYEDVLKDGQVLCNLINKLSPNAVAKINSSGGQFKFMENINNFQKALKEYGVPDIDVFQTVDLYEKKDIANVTNTIFALGRATYKHADFKGPFLGPKPADECKRDFSEEQLKAGQTIVGLQAGSNKGATQAGQNLGAGRKILLGK, encoded by the exons ATGTCTCTTGAACGTGCTGTTCGTGCCAAG ATTGCCGGCAAACGCAATCCCGAGATGGACAAGGAGGCCCAGGAATGGATTGAGGCCATTCTCGGTGAGAAATTCCCCGGTGGCCAGGCATACGAGGATGTGCTCAAGGACGGCCAGGTGCTCTGCAATCTGATCAACAAACTGTCCCCCAACGCTGTCGCCAAGATCAACTCATCTGGTGGCCAGTTCAAGTTCATGGAGAACATCAACAACTTCCAGAAGGCCCTCAAGGAATACGGTGTGCCCGACATTGATGTCTTCCAGACCGTCGACTTGTACGAAAAGAAGGACATTGCCAACGTCACCAACACCATCTTCGCTCTGGGCCGTGCT ACCTACAAGCACGCTGACTTCAAGGGTCCCTTCTTGGGTCCCAAGCCCGCCGATGAGTGCAAGCGTGACTTCAGCGAGGAGCAGCTGAAGGCTGGCCAGACCATCGTTGGCCTGCAGGCTGGTTCCAACAAGGGTGCCACCCAGGCTGGTCAGAACTTGGGCGCTGGCCGCAAGATCTTGCTCGGCAAGTAA
- the LOC117567897 gene encoding glutathione S-transferase E14 isoform X1: protein MPKPILYYDDRSPPVRSCLMLIKMLKIDIELRFIDLFRGEQFGKEFLALNPQHSVPTLVHDELVLTDSHVILIYLVEQFDADGTLWPKDYLARMKVLNRLFFECSFLFRRDSDLMSEIVRKEFANVDVAYHERKLCEAYGIMEQYLAEQQYMAADQLTLADISIVTTLSTVNLMFPVATAEAQRWPRLQRWFATMQQLDAYDENRIGLEKLRQIVEQMGKFEFPKQELDKTA from the exons ATGCCGAAACCGATCTTGTACTATGATGATCGCAGTCCGCCGGTGCGCAGCTGTCTgatgttaattaaaatgctgaaGATCGACATTGAGCTGcgatttattgatttattccGGGGGGAACAGTTCGGAAAAGAGTTCTTGGCG CTGAATCCGCAGCATAGTGTGCCAACGCTGGTACATGATGAGCTTGTGCTCACTGACAGCCATGTGATACTGATATATCTGGTGGAACAGTTTGACGCAGACGGCACTCTCTGGCCAAAGGATTACTTGGCGCGGATGAAGGTGTTGAATCGCCTGTTCTTCGAGTGCTCCTTTCTATTTCGCCGTGACAGTGATTTAATG TCGGAAATCGTGCGCAAGGAGTTTGCTAATGTTGATGTGGCCTACCACGAACGCAAGCTCTGCGAGGCATATGGCATCATGGAGCAGTATCTGGCCGAGCAACAGTATATGGCTGCTGACCAG CTGACGCTCGCTGATATATCCATTGTGACCACACTCAGCACAGTGAATCTCATGTTTCCCGTCGCGACAGCGGAGGCACAACGTTGGCCGCGATTGCAGCGTTGGTTCGCCACAATGCAGCAATTGGATGCCTATGATGAGAATCGCATTGGCTTGGAAAAGCTCCGTCAAATTGTGGAGCAAATGGGCAAATTTGAGTTTCCCAAGCAGGAACTGGATAAGACTGCTTAA
- the LOC117567894 gene encoding protein PTCD3 homolog, mitochondrial gives MYLTRQFRLLPKSSLVRHITSGNGTHYTTTTPAAEEHIEIPNRIERSPTDLLQALASTVGRDPTAPHYKYHDDPFLIPMSNVAKRAYTLSKEAGRKAASWIKEEHRELFLHQEAQPPIEKFAPRMVYTEESEVDASSLQQIIAQGELTDAVLVFNLLEQKGIEVSDELKQSLLELVCFYNNQEPLPEDFLEERWFSENSRRRERHGKTWKDGDLAEKLYAALEPKTPQPYAALIRGMAKYLQCERAYALLQEANEKRIQLDTNTYNSIIQIISFLKETADQRWQLCNDLMQQMAEQQLRPNLGTLNAALQCISSFGNFKLARSSALKILSEFKQLGVVPSLGTYYFLLIIFCRERAPVSHVIVDILNEIAGKNFKIEHQRDTYFFATAMDVCRNHLHDKALAKKVDELLHTGNNYDLVGDSFKESIYYRNYLALLCQTETIEDFMRTYDLLVPNIYIPEPGIMEEILRALEINAAVEHIPRIWSDMVIFDHTHRESLLLLLLRIMVDNRPNADAPGQQQLPEQCAKVAIDMYNKIEESSKRVRKVSFTGHMLGDILTLIVRGDSSSFDKASEVFSYIDKQQHRIPGTPAESALLEYVEATVKNKAPSQALATLQYAVENNMEATTLAQRINEGFTLSEVHLAKLKSLVGDGFLDK, from the exons ATGTATCTAACGCGTCAGTTCCGCCTGTTGCCCAAGTCAAGTCTTGTGCGGCACATTACAAGTGGCAATGGGACACATTACACAACCACAACACCGGCTGCAGAAGAGCACATTGAAATTCCCAATCGCATTGAACGCTCCCCCACAGATTTATTGCAGGCATTGGCCAGCACTGTGGGACGCGATCCGACCGCGCCGCATTACAAATACCACGATGATCCTTTTCTGATACCTATGTCAAATGTGGCCAAGCGAGCTTATACGCTATCGAAGGAGGCGGGGCGTAAAGCTGCTAGCTGGATTAAAGAAGAGCATCGCGAGTTATTTTTG CATCAAGAAGCACAACCACCCATAGAGAAATTTGCTCCCCGCATGGTTTACACTGAAGAATCGGAAGTGGATGCCAGCTCGCTGCAGCAGATAATTGCACAAGGTGAACTAACGGATGCTGTGTTGGTGTTTAATCTGTTGGAGCAGAAGGGCATCGAGGTCAGTGATGAACTAAAGCAAAGCCTACTGGAGCTTGTTTGTTTCTACAACAATCAGGAGCCGTTGCCGGAGGATTTCTTGGAGGAACGTTGGTTCAGTGAGAATAGCCGGCGTCGTGAACGTCACGGTAAAACCTGGAAGGATGGTGATCTGGCCGAGAAACTGTATGCTGCCCTGGAGCCAAAGACACCGCAGCCCTATGCAGCTCTCATCCGTGGCATGGCTAAGTATCTGCAGTGCGAGCGAGCATATGCACTGTTACAGGAAGCTAACGAAAAGCGGATACAACTGGACACCAATACCTACAATTCTATCATCCAGATTATCAGTTTTTTGAAAGAAACAGCCGATCAACGTTGGCAGCTGTGCAATGATCTGATGCAGCAAATGGCCGAGCAACAATTGCGTCCCAATCTGGGCACTCTTAACGCCGCGCTGCAGTGCATCAGTTCTTTTGGCAACTTTAAATTGGCTCGCAGCTCTGCCCTGAAGATACTATCGGAATTTAAGCAACTGGGTGTGGTTCCTAGTCTAGGCACTTATTACTTTTTACTGATTATATTCTGTCGCGAGCGTGCTCCAGTTTCGCACGTCATCGTGGATATTCTGAATGAAATTGCTGGCAAGAACTTCAAGATCGAACATCAACGGGACACATATTTCTTTGCCACGGCCATGGACGTGTGTCGCAATCATTTGCACGATAAAGCGCTGGCCAAGAAGGTGGATGAACTGCTGCACACAGGCAACAACTATGACTTGGTTGGCGACTCCTTCAAAGAATCCATTTACTATCGCAATTATTTGGCACTCTTATGCCAGACCGAAACCATTGAAGATTTCATGCGCACATACGATCTGCTGGTGCCGAACATCTATATACCCGAGCCAGGCATCATGGAGGAGATACTGCGAGCCTTGGAGATCAATGCCGCCGTTGAGCACATACCCCGGATCTGGTCCGATATGGTAATATTCGACCACACCCATCGCGAAAGCCTCTTGCTCTTATTGCTGCGCATCATGGTCGATAATCGTCCCAATGCAGATGCGCCTGGCCAACAGCAGTTGCCCGAACAATGCGCAAAGGTGGCTATCGACATGTACAACAAGATCGAAGAGTCGTCGAAGCGAGTACGCAAAGTCTCCTTTACCGGCCACATGCTGGGTGACATTCTAACACTGATAGTACGCGGTGATAGCAGCAGCTTCGATAAAGCCAGCGAAGTATTCTCCTACATtgacaagcagcagcatcgcatTCCCGGCACGCCAGCTGAAAGTGCATTGCTCGAATACGTGGAGGCCACTGTTAAGAACAAGGCTCCCAGCCAAGCGCTGGCTACGC